A stretch of Vigna angularis cultivar LongXiaoDou No.4 chromosome 4, ASM1680809v1, whole genome shotgun sequence DNA encodes these proteins:
- the LOC108331233 gene encoding uncharacterized calcium-binding protein At1g02270 isoform X1, which yields MRTDRWAKSMGKISRFGGFAVASSKENQQQQQHPTITCTTFNILAPIYKRINHEDPSCRESDYRAYWLARNHRILDWLLNEMSSIICLQEFWVGNDELVNLYEKRLGDAGYVSFKLGRTNNRGDGLLIAVQKDYFNILNYKELHFNDFGDRVAQLLHVELASSFSQWRNSNIRQEILIVNTHLLFPHDSTLSLVRLQQVYKILQYVESYQNDFQLKPMPIMLCGDWNGSKRGHVYKFLRSQGFVSSYDTAHHYTDADADKWVSHRNHRGNICAVDFIWLLNPDKYRKLLKASWSEAVFGMFKYLVRRASLTESDAFAFLKADNEDCITYSGFCEALKQLSLTGHCHGLNDEEIKDLWLQADVNGNGVLDYKEFLQQIWNSTAPEESDDNKIGEEQDDVVDDSQDQTIGFCVKNAVLFPPEVEKGRWPEDYSLSDHARLTVVFSPIRMPCSQLIC from the exons ATGAGAACGGATAGGTGGGCTAAGAGCATGGGAAAGATTTCAAGGTTTGGGGGTTTCGCAGTTGCTTCTTCTAAGGAaaaccaacaacaacaacaacatcctACTATTACCTGCACCACTTTTAACATTCTCGCTCCCATTTACAAGCGCATCAACCATGAG GATCCGAGTTGCCGCGAGAGCGACTACAGAGCGTATTGGTTGGCGAGGAATCACCGGATATTGGACTGGTTGTTGAATGAGATGTCTTCAATTATCTGTCTTCAG GAATTTTGGGTTGGAAACGATGAACTTGTTAATTTATATGAGAAGAGACTTGGGGACGCTGGTTACGTGAGTTTCAAGCTTGGAAGGACAAACAACCGTGGGGACg GTCTTCTAATAGCAGTGCAAAAGGATTACTTTAATATTCTTAATTACAAGGAGTTACACTTCAATGACTTTGGGGATCGTGTGGCTCAGTTGTTACATGTTGAACTAGCTTCTTCGTTTTCACAATGGCGAAACAGTAATATTAGGCAGGAGATTTTGATTGTTAACACTCACCTGCTATTTCCCCACGATTCAACTCTATCCCTTGTACGACTGCAGCAG GTTTACAAGATTCTTCAATACGTAGAATCTTATCAGAATGATTTTCAACTCAAGCCAATGCCAATCATGCTCTGCGG TGACTGGAATGGAAGCAAACGTGGGCATGTCTACAAGTTCCTGAGGTCTCAGGGCTTTGTATCATCTTATGATACAGCACATCATTACACTGATGCAGACGCGGACAAG TGGGTTAGCCACCGCAATCATAGGGGAAATATATGTGCTGTTGATTTTATTTGGCTCCTAAATCCTGACAAATATCGAAAACTACTAAAAGCAAGTTGGAGTGAAGCAGTGTTCGGTATGTTCAAg TATCTGGTACGGAGAGCTTCATTGACTGAGAGTGATGCATTTGCCTTTCTAAAGGCTGATAATGAAGATTGTATTACCTATTCAGGTTTCTGTGAAGCACTTAAACAG CTCAGTTTAACTGGTCATTGTCATGGATTAAATGACGAAGAGATCAAGGACTTGTGGCTCCAAGCAGACGTAAATGGAAATGGTGTTCTTGATTATAAAGAATTCCTG CAGCAGATCTGGAATTCAACAGCTCCAGAAGAGAGCGATGATAACAAAATTGGGGAGGAGCAGGATGACGTTGTAGATGATTCACAGGATCAAACAATTGGTTTCTGTGTAAAAAATGCAGTTCTGTTTCCTCCAGAGGTAGAGAAAGGTAGATGGCCTGAAGACTACTCACTTTCTGATCATGCACGGCTCACTGTAGTGTTCTCGCCAATAAGAATGCCATGCTCCCAGTTGATTTGCTAA
- the LOC108331233 gene encoding uncharacterized calcium-binding protein At1g02270 isoform X2 — MRTDRWAKSMGKISRFGGFAVASSKENQQQQQHPTITCTTFNILAPIYKRINHEDPSCRESDYRAYWLARNHRILDWLLNEMSSIICLQEFWVGNDELVNLYEKRLGDAGYVSFKLGRTNNRGDGLLIAVQKDYFNILNYKELHFNDFGDRVAQLLHVELASSFSQWRNSNIRQEILIVNTHLLFPHDSTLSLVRLQQVYKILQYVESYQNDFQLKPMPIMLCGDWNGSKRGHVYKFLRSQGFVSSYDTAHHYTDADADKWVSHRNHRGNICAVDFIWLLNPDKYRKLLKASWSEAVFGMFKYLVRRASLTESDAFAFLKADNEDCITYSGFCEALKQLSLTGHCHGLNDEEIKDLWLQADVNGNGVLDYKEFLQIWNSTAPEESDDNKIGEEQDDVVDDSQDQTIGFCVKNAVLFPPEVEKGRWPEDYSLSDHARLTVVFSPIRMPCSQLIC; from the exons ATGAGAACGGATAGGTGGGCTAAGAGCATGGGAAAGATTTCAAGGTTTGGGGGTTTCGCAGTTGCTTCTTCTAAGGAaaaccaacaacaacaacaacatcctACTATTACCTGCACCACTTTTAACATTCTCGCTCCCATTTACAAGCGCATCAACCATGAG GATCCGAGTTGCCGCGAGAGCGACTACAGAGCGTATTGGTTGGCGAGGAATCACCGGATATTGGACTGGTTGTTGAATGAGATGTCTTCAATTATCTGTCTTCAG GAATTTTGGGTTGGAAACGATGAACTTGTTAATTTATATGAGAAGAGACTTGGGGACGCTGGTTACGTGAGTTTCAAGCTTGGAAGGACAAACAACCGTGGGGACg GTCTTCTAATAGCAGTGCAAAAGGATTACTTTAATATTCTTAATTACAAGGAGTTACACTTCAATGACTTTGGGGATCGTGTGGCTCAGTTGTTACATGTTGAACTAGCTTCTTCGTTTTCACAATGGCGAAACAGTAATATTAGGCAGGAGATTTTGATTGTTAACACTCACCTGCTATTTCCCCACGATTCAACTCTATCCCTTGTACGACTGCAGCAG GTTTACAAGATTCTTCAATACGTAGAATCTTATCAGAATGATTTTCAACTCAAGCCAATGCCAATCATGCTCTGCGG TGACTGGAATGGAAGCAAACGTGGGCATGTCTACAAGTTCCTGAGGTCTCAGGGCTTTGTATCATCTTATGATACAGCACATCATTACACTGATGCAGACGCGGACAAG TGGGTTAGCCACCGCAATCATAGGGGAAATATATGTGCTGTTGATTTTATTTGGCTCCTAAATCCTGACAAATATCGAAAACTACTAAAAGCAAGTTGGAGTGAAGCAGTGTTCGGTATGTTCAAg TATCTGGTACGGAGAGCTTCATTGACTGAGAGTGATGCATTTGCCTTTCTAAAGGCTGATAATGAAGATTGTATTACCTATTCAGGTTTCTGTGAAGCACTTAAACAG CTCAGTTTAACTGGTCATTGTCATGGATTAAATGACGAAGAGATCAAGGACTTGTGGCTCCAAGCAGACGTAAATGGAAATGGTGTTCTTGATTATAAAGAATTCCTG CAGATCTGGAATTCAACAGCTCCAGAAGAGAGCGATGATAACAAAATTGGGGAGGAGCAGGATGACGTTGTAGATGATTCACAGGATCAAACAATTGGTTTCTGTGTAAAAAATGCAGTTCTGTTTCCTCCAGAGGTAGAGAAAGGTAGATGGCCTGAAGACTACTCACTTTCTGATCATGCACGGCTCACTGTAGTGTTCTCGCCAATAAGAATGCCATGCTCCCAGTTGATTTGCTAA